A genomic stretch from Candidatus Methanomassiliicoccus intestinalis Issoire-Mx1 includes:
- a CDS encoding MvaI/BcnI restriction endonuclease family protein, whose amino-acid sequence MTLYSKDELIAKFIELSEKGWVKNRRMGNSGGVGNTLEDYLGIEENNLPIPNAAEWELKAQRKNTTSLVTLFHSEPSPRALKFVPCVLLPHYGWQHKEAGRKYPETEMSFRQTITCKYSDRGFCVKVDRDAEKILIVFNPLEVDPKHSDWLNQVYQNIDSGCTNICTMQPYWGFRDLSCKAGGKLLNCFYVQADVKREEGEEYYWYNSVKILQNFSFKGFLDALESNNIYIDFDARSGHNHGTKFRMSESAWPLVYEKITPIIQDGEVLRTSY is encoded by the coding sequence ATGACACTATACTCAAAAGATGAACTGATTGCAAAATTTATTGAACTGTCTGAGAAAGGGTGGGTAAAGAATAGGCGAATGGGCAATTCAGGTGGTGTGGGAAACACCTTGGAAGACTATTTGGGCATTGAAGAAAATAATTTACCGATACCTAATGCTGCAGAATGGGAACTCAAAGCTCAGCGTAAAAATACAACTTCATTAGTGACATTATTTCATTCAGAACCTTCCCCGAGGGCGCTTAAATTTGTACCTTGTGTACTGCTTCCGCATTATGGTTGGCAACATAAAGAAGCCGGTCGAAAATATCCTGAAACTGAAATGAGTTTTAGACAGACGATTACCTGCAAGTATAGTGATAGGGGATTTTGTGTAAAGGTGGATCGAGACGCAGAAAAGATACTGATTGTTTTCAACCCTTTGGAAGTGGATCCCAAACATAGTGATTGGCTAAATCAGGTCTATCAAAATATCGATTCGGGCTGCACCAATATCTGTACGATGCAGCCATACTGGGGTTTCAGAGATCTAAGTTGTAAAGCTGGAGGGAAACTTCTGAACTGCTTTTATGTGCAGGCAGATGTGAAAAGGGAAGAGGGTGAAGAGTATTATTGGTATAACTCTGTAAAAATTCTTCAAAACTTTAGCTTTAAAGGCTTTTTAGATGCGTTAGAATCAAATAACATATATATCGATTTTGACGCACGAAGCGGTCACAATCATGGAACAAAATTTAGGATGAGTGAGAGTGCATGGCCACTGGTGTACGAGAAAATAACACCCATCATTCAAGATGGAGAAGTTCTTCGCACATCATATTGA